The segment GCGCGCATTGTGCCCAAGGCCGACACGATCGGCCTGCCGGTGATTCGCCGCCCCGACTCGACCGCCGTGCGTCGCCCCGTGGGTGGCGGCACCCCGTGACCACCGCCGCGCCGATGGTCGCTGCGCGCCCCGGTTCCGAGCTGCTCGAGGTCGATCGGCTCGCGCCCGCGCTGACCGCCGATTGGCTGGAGCAGCACGGCATGATGCCGCTCCGGCTGGAGGGTGGCCGTCTCGAGGTCGGCAGTTGGCTGCCTGCCCCGGACCCGACCGCCCTCGATGACTTGCGGCTCCTCTTTGACGCCGATGTGGTCTTGCTCCCCTATGGTGAGCACGATCTCCGCTCGGCGATTCGTCGCGTCTACGCGCAGGACGCCACGACCGCCGAGGGGCTGATCGCGGGGCTCGTCGGCGAGCGCGGTGCCATCAACGCCGACGAGATCCCGCTCGACGACCTGGTGCACCTCGCCAACGAGGCGCCGGTCATCAGGCTGGTGAACCTGTTGCTGATCGAAGGGCTGGAGGCGCGCGCGTCGGACGTGCACCTCGAGGGCTATCAGGACGGCCTGCGGGTGCGCTACCGGGTGGATGGGGTCCTGCAGGATGCGCCGTCGCCGCCGCCACACCTCACGGCCGCGATCATCTCCCGCATCAAGATCATGGCGGAGCTGGACATCGCCGAGCGGCGACTGCCGCAGGACGGACGGATTCGGTTGCGATTGCAGAATCGCCAGGTCGACGTCCGCGTCTCGACCGTGCCGACGCTGCGTGGCGAGAGCGTGGTGCTCCGGCTCCTCGACCGCGAGCGGGGCCGCATCTCGCTGACCGACCTCGGCATGGCGGCCGACACGCTGGCGCAGTTCACCGAGGTCATCTCCCGGCCGCACGGCATCGTGCTCGCCACCGGCCCGACCGGGTCGGGCAAGACGACGACGCTCTACGCCGCCGTGGAGTTGATCCGCACCGGACGGGAGAAGATCCTGACCGTCGAGGATCCGGTCGAGTACGAGCTGTCCGGTGTGCCGCAGGTGCCGGTCAACGAGAAGGTCGGTGTCACCTTCGCGGGGGCGCTCCGCGCCCTGCTGCGGCAGGACCCGGACGTGATCCTCGTCGGCGAAATCCGCGATGGAGAAACCGCGCAGATTGCCACTCAGGCGGCGCTCACCGGCCACCTGGTGCTCTCCACGCTGCACACCAACGACGCGCCGACCGCCCTGACCCGCCTCCTCGATCTGCAGGTGGCGGCCTACCTCGTGGCCTCCACGGTCGATGCCGTGCTCGCCCAACGTCTGCTCCGACGCATCTGTCCGACCTGCCGAGCCCCGGCCCCGGAGGATGCTCGCCTGGCCAAACTGGTCGATCTCGACCGCCACGCCCTGCATACCCGTTGGCGGGGCGCGGGATGTGACGCCTGCCGAGGGACCGGCTACCTTGGTCGGGTCGGCATCTACGAGTTGCTGGTCATGGACAATGCCCTCCGGGTCGAGGTGCAGCAGCGTCGCGGCTCCGAGGAGCTGCGGGCCATGGCCATCGCGGGTGGGATGCGGACCTTGCAGGAGGACGGCTTCCGCCTGGTGCGCGACGGGGTCACCACGCTCGAGGAAGTGGTGCGCGTCGCCCGGGCCTGATCGATCCCCCAGGACCTTCGCTCTCGGGTGCCATGCCTGAATCCAGCCATCTGCTGACCAGCACCACCGACCCGCTCTCGCAGGGGATCGTGGCGGTGACCCTGGTACTGCTCTTCCTCCTGCTGACGCTGGAGAAGGCGCATCGCGTGCTGGTGGCGCTCGGGGCGGTGTCGCTGCTCTGGGGCATCACCTACCTCACGCCTTACCACCTGATCTCGTTCGAGGGTGCGGCGCGCGCGCTCGACCTGAATGTCCTTCTACTGCTCGCCTCGATGATGGCCGTCGTTGGCGTGCTCAAATCGACGGGGGTCTTCGGGTGGGCGGTCGCGCGACTGGTCCACCGTGCCGGGAATTCGCCCGCCCGGATCATGATCCTGATCGCCTGGTTCACCGCGATCGCCTCGGCATTTCTGGACAACGTCACCACGGTGATCTTCGTGACCCCTATCGCGCTCGGGCTGGCGGCGCAGCTGGGCGTGGCCCCGATGGCGTTCATCATGCCGATGATCATGGCGGCCAATATCGGCGGGACCGCGACGCTCATCGGCGACCCGCCGAACATCATGATCGGGTCCGGCGCCGGTCTCTCCTTCGGTGACTTCCTCATGCACCTGAGCGCGCCGGTGCTGGTCATGATGGTGGCCCTGCAACTCCTCGCGACGCGGTGGTTCCGCGCGGAACTCACCGGGACCACCCCACGATCGATCGGCGATCCGGCGGCGGCGGACTCGGACGCCACGATCGTCGACCCCACACTGCTACGCGGGATGGGGTGGATCTGCGCCTTCATCCTCGTCGGCTTTCTCACGCACGGCGTGACCGGAATGCCAGCGGCGGTCCCGGCCACGATCGGTGCCGCCGCCGCGCTCATCCTCCAGGATCGCCTCTACGTGCGGAAGCATCACGCCTCGGGCGAGGAGCGGGTCCACGGCATCCTGGGGATCATCGAGCACGAGATCGAATGGCCGACGCTGGTCTTCTTCGCCTTCCTGTTCATCGTGGTGGGCGCCGGGGTTGAGACCGGGCTCATCGCCACCCTTGCCGGTTCCCTTGCGGCGGCGATCGATGCCGGACGGAGCAGCTTCGCCCTCGGCCCCGAGGGCACGCTGCTCTTCGCCGCCTTGCTGATTCTGTGGGCTGCGGCGGGCCTGTCGGCGCTGATCGACAACATCCCCTTCGTGGCCGTCTCCATTCCGATCCTGCACGAGCTCATCCCGACGTTGCCCCCTGGTGCTGACGTCGTCTGGTGGGCACTCGCGCTCGGTGCCTGTCTCGGCGGCAATGCGACCCCGATCGGCGCTTCGGCGAACGTGACGACACTCGACCTCGCGGCACGCCGTCAGGTGCGGATCTCCTTCCGCGAGTTCTGTCACTTTGCCATTCCCACCACGCTCATCACCCTGGTGATCTCCTCCGCGTGGTTGTCGGGGATGATCTTCTTCGACTACCACGCCGCACTGTACGCGTCGTTGGCGGTTGCGGCCCTGCTTGGCGTGGTGGCGAAGGTTCGCCCGGCATGACCATCAATCCGCGCGTGGCCAATCGGCAACTGCACCGACGCGGCGCCCTCCTGGTGGCGCTGCCGTTTCTCGTGGTGGTCGTCACCGGCATCCTGCTGCAGACCAAGAAGCAGTTCGCCTGGATCCAGCCGCCCGAACAGCGCACGGCGAACGAGGTGCCGGGCATTCCCTTCGCCGCGATCCTCGAGGCCGCCGCCAAGCATCCGCAGACCGGGATCACTGCCTGGAGCGACATCGACCGGCTCGATGTCAGGCCCGGCAAGGGGATCATCAAGGTCATCGGCAAGAATCGCTGGGAGTTGCAGTTGGATCAGGCCACGGGTGAAGTACTGCAAGTGGCCTATCGACGCTCGGACCTCATCGAGTCACTGCACGATGGTTCGTGGTTTCATCCCAATGCCAAGCTCTTCCTCTTCCTGCCTGCCGGTGTCATCGTCCTCGGGCTCTGGCTCACCGGGGTCTATCTCTGGTGGCTGCCGATCGGTGCCCGACGGCGGAAGCGCGCGGAGGCGTGACCCCTTGTGCCCGCGCGATCCACTCCCTACGATTGACCGCATCATGAAGCCAACGCTGCTGCAGGTGACCAAGAAGTGTGTCCCGACCCGCGCCAAGAAGTGCGCGGGTCGGGGTCACACGACGTGGTCGGTTCCGGCGTAGCACGCCAGTCCCGTTCCCCACTCGTGGAGCCCCGCCCGACTCACTGTCCGGCGGGGATTTTTTTGTGACCCAACTCGATGTCGTGGAGCTGACCACACGGTTGATCAGCATTCCGTCGGTGACCGGATCGGAAGGGGCTGTCGTGACGGCCGTTGCCGTCCTGTTGGCCGACCGCGGCTGGTCGGTGCAGCGGCAGCCGCTCGACGGTGATCGCGCCAACCTCTACGCCACGCGCGGGCAGCCGGTCGTGGTGCTTTCCACCCACCTGGACACGGTGCCGCCATACCTCCCGCCCCACGAGGCAGATGGGATCCTCTTTGGTCGCGGAAGCTGTGACGCCAAGGGCCTTGCCGCCGCGATGATCGTGGCCGCGGAGCGGCTCGCCGCCGAGGGAGAGGACCGGGTGGGGCTGCTCTTCGTGGTTGGAGAGGAGAACGGTTCGGACGGGGCACTCGCCGCAGCCACGTTGACGCCGAAGGGGCGCATCCTGATCAATGGCGAGCCGACGGGGAATCGTCTCGCCACCGCGCAGAAGGGCGCACTGCGCGTGACCGTCGAGGCGCGCGGGGTGGCCGCGCATTCCGGGTACCCCGAACTCGGGCGCTCGGCGATCGACCAGCTGCTCGATGCGCTGCAACGGATTCGCGCCATCGAGTGGCCGGTCGATCCGCAGCTCGGCCCGTCGACGCTCAACATCGGCCGGGTCGTGGGGGGCGAGGCACCCAATGTGATCGCGCCGTCGGCCCGGGCCGAGTTGATGGTCCGGCTCGTCGGTTCAGGCGCGCCGATTCGGGCCGCGATCCTCGCCGCGGCGGGTCCCGACGTCGCCGTGGCGTTCCCGCTCGAAGTCCCCGCGCTCCGGTCACCATCCTTGCCCGGCTGGGAAGAGATCACGGTGGCCTTCGCCTCCGACCTGCCGCTGCTCTCGGCGTGGGGGACCGGCTATCAGCTGGGCCCCGGCACCATTCATGTCGCCCATACCGATCACGAACAGATCCCGGTCGCCGAGTTGCGCGCCGGCGTGGACCGATACGTTGCGCTCGTACGCACCCTGCTCGCCGGCGACGCGCGATGATCGTCATGAAGTTCGGGGGAACGTCCGTGGCCGATGCCCGCGCCATCACGGCGCTGGGGACGGCGGTGGCCAACGCGGCCGACCAACGGCCACTCGTCGTCGTCTCCGCGCTCTCCGGGGTGACCGATACCTTGCTCCGGCTCAGCCGCGCCGCGGCGCAGGGCGATGCCGCCGCCGTGACGAGCGGGGGTGAGGCGCTCCGCGCGCGGCATCTGGCGGTCGCCACCGACCTCGGCATCGCGGAGCAGGTGGCTGGGCCACTCTGCGCGCGGCTCGACGCGTTGTCCGCGATCCTGGGTGCCGTACCCGCCGAGGATCAGGACGGCTGGCAGGACGCCGTGGTCGGGGTGGGCGAGCTGCTCTCGTCGGTGGTGGTGGCGGCGGCGCTGGAGAAGCGGGGGCTCCCCGCCACCTGGTTCGATGCGCGACGCGTGGTTCGCACCGATGCGCGGTACGGCGCTGCCATTCCCGATCAGGCCGCGATCCGTACGCTCGCCCACGCGCAGCTGGCGCCGTTGTTGGCCTCGGGCGCGCTCCCCGTGACGCAGGGCTTCATCGGCGCCACCGAGGCTGGTGCTGCCACCGTCCTCGGTCGCGGTGGCTCCGACTTCTCCGCCGCGCTGTTGGGCGCTGCGCTCGAGGCCGAGCGGGTGGAGATCTGGACAGACGTGAGCGGGCTGATGACCGCCGATCCGCGGATCGTCCCGGAGGCGCTGGTGCTGGCCGAGGCGACCTACGATGAGAGCGCGGAACTCGCGGCCTTCGGCGCCAAGGTGCTGCACCCGGCGACCCAGTTGCCGCTGGTGGAAGCGGGAATCCCCATCGTGATCCGCAACACCTTCGCCCCCGAGGCACCCGGCACCCGCATCATCGCGGAGACCGAGTACGACGCCACGGTACCGATCCGGTCGATCTCTTCGAAGCGCGGGATTGCGGTCATGCAGGTCCGCGCGGCACGGATGCTCGGTGCCTTCGGTTTCCTGCGGCAGATCTTCGAGGTGTTCGAGCGCCATGAGATCGTGGTCGACGTCCTCGCCACCAGCGAGGTCTCCGTCTCGCTCACGGTCGATCCATCCCCCCGTCTGGAGGCGGTCATGCGGGACCTCGCGCCGATCGGTGAGGTCACGCTGCGCGAGGGCCGCAGCATCGTGGCCGTGGTGGGGCGTGGCATTCGGGACACGCCGGGCATTGCCGCGCGGGTGTACCAGGCGATCGCCGATGTGAACGTCGAGATGATTTCGCTCGGCGCATCGGCATCCAACTTGACCTTCATCGTGCGCGAGGAGGACGGCCCCCGCGTGGTCCGTGCCCTCCATCGCGCCTTCTTCGGGGTGCCGACGTGAGGATCGCGTTGATCGGGAGCGGCCGCATGGCGCAGGCCATTCGGGCGGAAGCAGAGGCGGCCGGCGAGACGGTGGTCACCACGATTGCCCGTGGCGAGAATGCAGCAGGGCAGGCCATCACTGCCGCCCGACTGACCGGCGTCGACGTGGTGTTCGAGTTCTCCACGCCCGAGGCGGTCGTCGACAACCTGCGGGCACTGCAGCCGCTCGGCCTCGCCGTGGTGTGCGGGACGACCGGCTGGGACGCTGCGCGCGAGGGGATCGAGGCGTCGTGGCGAGATGGCCCCGGCGCCTTGCTGGCCGCCAGCAACTTTGCAATCGGCGTTCACCTCTTCCTCCATGCCGCACGCGTGCTCGCGAGTGCGTCGGCGGGTCAGGCGGCCTTCGACGGCTTTCTCCACGAACGCCACCACGCGGCCAAGCGTGATGCCCCGTCGGGCACGGGACTCCGCTTGCAGGAGGCGGCACGCGCGGGCGACCCGACGCGCGACTGGCCCATCACCTCGGTGCGGGCCGGCTCGATCCCGGGCGAGCACGAGCTGGTGCTCGATGCGCCATACGAATCGATCACGCTGCGGCATGTGGCGCGGGATCGTCGCGTCTTCGCGGCAGGGGCCGTGACCGCCGGCCGATGGTTGCGTGGCCGACGCGGTGTGTTCACGCTGGATGCACTCTTCGAGGAGGGTTGATCATGCTCCCGAACGGAACCGGTACGGCGATCGTCACGCCCTTCAGTCCTCAGGGCGACGTCGACCATGAGGCGCTGGCGCAGCTGGTCGACTGGCAGATCGAGGAAGGGGTGGACTTCCTCGTGGCCTGTGGCAGCACGGGAGAGGCCGCGACGCTCTCGTTGGACGAACGATTGGCCGTGACGGCCACCGTCGTGCGCTCCGCGGCCGGTCGTGTCCCCGTCCTCGCAGGCGCGACTGACAATGCCACCGCCCGAGCCGTCGATGAGGCGCAGGCGCAGGCCGCCATGGGTGTCGCCGGCATCATGAGTGCTGCCCCGTATTACAACAAGCCGACACAGGCCGGCCTCGAAGCACACTTCCGCGCCATCGCCGACGCCATCCACCTCCCGCTGCTGTTGTACAATGTCCCCGGACGGACCGGGGTCGATCTGCGTCCGGAGACGGTGGCCCGCCTCGCAGAGCATCCCCGGATTGGAGGCATCAAGGAGGCGAGTGGCGGCGTGCGCCGGGTGATGGACCTGGTGGCCCAGACGCCGAGTGCCTTCGCGGTGCTGTGCGGTGATGACGACATCGTCGTCCCGGCGATCGCGTCTGGTGCACGGGGCCTCATCTCGGTGGCGAGCAACGCCTTGCCCCGGACGATCGCCACAATCGTCCGGCATGCGCGCGCGGGCGACTTCGTCACCGCGCGTGCCGACCTGCTTCCGCTCCTCCCCTT is part of the Gemmatimonadota bacterium genome and harbors:
- the tadA gene encoding Flp pilus assembly complex ATPase component TadA, encoding MTTAAPMVAARPGSELLEVDRLAPALTADWLEQHGMMPLRLEGGRLEVGSWLPAPDPTALDDLRLLFDADVVLLPYGEHDLRSAIRRVYAQDATTAEGLIAGLVGERGAINADEIPLDDLVHLANEAPVIRLVNLLLIEGLEARASDVHLEGYQDGLRVRYRVDGVLQDAPSPPPHLTAAIISRIKIMAELDIAERRLPQDGRIRLRLQNRQVDVRVSTVPTLRGESVVLRLLDRERGRISLTDLGMAADTLAQFTEVISRPHGIVLATGPTGSGKTTTLYAAVELIRTGREKILTVEDPVEYELSGVPQVPVNEKVGVTFAGALRALLRQDPDVILVGEIRDGETAQIATQAALTGHLVLSTLHTNDAPTALTRLLDLQVAAYLVASTVDAVLAQRLLRRICPTCRAPAPEDARLAKLVDLDRHALHTRWRGAGCDACRGTGYLGRVGIYELLVMDNALRVEVQQRRGSEELRAMAIAGGMRTLQEDGFRLVRDGVTTLEEVVRVARA
- a CDS encoding TRAP transporter large permease subunit, which gives rise to MPESSHLLTSTTDPLSQGIVAVTLVLLFLLLTLEKAHRVLVALGAVSLLWGITYLTPYHLISFEGAARALDLNVLLLLASMMAVVGVLKSTGVFGWAVARLVHRAGNSPARIMILIAWFTAIASAFLDNVTTVIFVTPIALGLAAQLGVAPMAFIMPMIMAANIGGTATLIGDPPNIMIGSGAGLSFGDFLMHLSAPVLVMMVALQLLATRWFRAELTGTTPRSIGDPAAADSDATIVDPTLLRGMGWICAFILVGFLTHGVTGMPAAVPATIGAAAALILQDRLYVRKHHASGEERVHGILGIIEHEIEWPTLVFFAFLFIVVGAGVETGLIATLAGSLAAAIDAGRSSFALGPEGTLLFAALLILWAAAGLSALIDNIPFVAVSIPILHELIPTLPPGADVVWWALALGACLGGNATPIGASANVTTLDLAARRQVRISFREFCHFAIPTTLITLVISSAWLSGMIFFDYHAALYASLAVAALLGVVAKVRPA
- a CDS encoding PepSY domain-containing protein; amino-acid sequence: MTINPRVANRQLHRRGALLVALPFLVVVVTGILLQTKKQFAWIQPPEQRTANEVPGIPFAAILEAAAKHPQTGITAWSDIDRLDVRPGKGIIKVIGKNRWELQLDQATGEVLQVAYRRSDLIESLHDGSWFHPNAKLFLFLPAGVIVLGLWLTGVYLWWLPIGARRRKRAEA
- a CDS encoding M20/M25/M40 family metallo-hydrolase, giving the protein MTQLDVVELTTRLISIPSVTGSEGAVVTAVAVLLADRGWSVQRQPLDGDRANLYATRGQPVVVLSTHLDTVPPYLPPHEADGILFGRGSCDAKGLAAAMIVAAERLAAEGEDRVGLLFVVGEENGSDGALAAATLTPKGRILINGEPTGNRLATAQKGALRVTVEARGVAAHSGYPELGRSAIDQLLDALQRIRAIEWPVDPQLGPSTLNIGRVVGGEAPNVIAPSARAELMVRLVGSGAPIRAAILAAAGPDVAVAFPLEVPALRSPSLPGWEEITVAFASDLPLLSAWGTGYQLGPGTIHVAHTDHEQIPVAELRAGVDRYVALVRTLLAGDAR
- the lysC gene encoding lysine-sensitive aspartokinase 3, coding for MIVMKFGGTSVADARAITALGTAVANAADQRPLVVVSALSGVTDTLLRLSRAAAQGDAAAVTSGGEALRARHLAVATDLGIAEQVAGPLCARLDALSAILGAVPAEDQDGWQDAVVGVGELLSSVVVAAALEKRGLPATWFDARRVVRTDARYGAAIPDQAAIRTLAHAQLAPLLASGALPVTQGFIGATEAGAATVLGRGGSDFSAALLGAALEAERVEIWTDVSGLMTADPRIVPEALVLAEATYDESAELAAFGAKVLHPATQLPLVEAGIPIVIRNTFAPEAPGTRIIAETEYDATVPIRSISSKRGIAVMQVRAARMLGAFGFLRQIFEVFERHEIVVDVLATSEVSVSLTVDPSPRLEAVMRDLAPIGEVTLREGRSIVAVVGRGIRDTPGIAARVYQAIADVNVEMISLGASASNLTFIVREEDGPRVVRALHRAFFGVPT
- a CDS encoding 4-hydroxy-tetrahydrodipicolinate reductase, with protein sequence MAQAIRAEAEAAGETVVTTIARGENAAGQAITAARLTGVDVVFEFSTPEAVVDNLRALQPLGLAVVCGTTGWDAAREGIEASWRDGPGALLAASNFAIGVHLFLHAARVLASASAGQAAFDGFLHERHHAAKRDAPSGTGLRLQEAARAGDPTRDWPITSVRAGSIPGEHELVLDAPYESITLRHVARDRRVFAAGAVTAGRWLRGRRGVFTLDALFEEG
- a CDS encoding 4-hydroxy-tetrahydrodipicolinate synthase yields the protein MLPNGTGTAIVTPFSPQGDVDHEALAQLVDWQIEEGVDFLVACGSTGEAATLSLDERLAVTATVVRSAAGRVPVLAGATDNATARAVDEAQAQAAMGVAGIMSAAPYYNKPTQAGLEAHFRAIADAIHLPLLLYNVPGRTGVDLRPETVARLAEHPRIGGIKEASGGVRRVMDLVAQTPSAFAVLCGDDDIVVPAIASGARGLISVASNALPRTIATIVRHARAGDFVTARADLLPLLPFIDLLFTEANPIPVKAALAMQGRISDTVRLPLLSATAPLRERMAPFLPMSSRLGVSA